One window of the Rhodothermales bacterium genome contains the following:
- a CDS encoding HmuY family protein has translation MKPFIAACLLAVSFVVPVQAQPASAVRTASFVDASGDTPVFYSLESNTPVSATQAEFGGWDISMKGTELRVNGGVVMVDSAFAEVTEAPADGYVSDTPEQTAIPGGSGKGWFNYDPTTHIITPVENRTFVLKLKNGRYAKLRVTDYYRQEFTAAGPQPVPRHWSFRFELAPEGSRQFEAAKD, from the coding sequence ATGAAACCTTTCATCGCAGCTTGTCTCCTGGCCGTATCATTCGTGGTGCCGGTCCAGGCCCAACCGGCTTCCGCCGTCCGGACGGCATCGTTCGTCGACGCCTCCGGCGATACGCCGGTCTTCTATTCATTGGAATCCAATACGCCGGTTTCGGCGACTCAAGCTGAGTTCGGCGGATGGGACATCTCCATGAAAGGCACGGAGTTGCGTGTGAACGGGGGTGTTGTCATGGTCGATTCGGCATTTGCTGAAGTCACCGAAGCCCCCGCTGACGGTTACGTCTCCGATACGCCTGAACAGACGGCCATTCCCGGCGGCAGCGGGAAGGGGTGGTTCAATTACGATCCGACCACACACATCATTACGCCGGTCGAGAACCGGACGTTCGTGCTGAAACTGAAGAACGGTCGCTATGCCAAACTGCGTGTGACGGACTACTACCGCCAGGAGTTCACGGCCGCGGGACCGCAGCCGGTCCCGCGCCACTGGTCGTTCCGGTTCGAACTGGCCCCGGAAGGTTCGCGGCAGTTCGAGGCAGCGAAGGACTGA
- a CDS encoding plastocyanin/azurin family copper-binding protein — translation MKLFSTPTTLFFALFLSVALIGCGGESAETAEEQAPAMEEAASDAIVIEANDQLQFSVTEFTVAAGEEVTVTLQNVGSLPKETFGHNLVFLNAGVDLVEYATGAMANADNEYLPMDMSQTLAHTALLGPGEEDTITFMAPSEPGRYEFLCTFPGHYGTMRGVMIVE, via the coding sequence ATGAAATTGTTTTCTACCCCGACAACGCTCTTTTTTGCGCTGTTCCTGTCTGTCGCCCTCATCGGTTGCGGTGGCGAATCCGCCGAAACGGCTGAAGAGCAGGCTCCGGCCATGGAAGAAGCGGCGTCTGACGCCATTGTCATTGAAGCCAACGACCAGCTGCAGTTCAGTGTAACCGAGTTCACGGTTGCGGCGGGCGAAGAAGTCACGGTCACGCTGCAGAACGTCGGCTCGCTGCCGAAAGAAACGTTCGGCCATAACCTGGTATTCCTGAACGCGGGTGTCGACCTGGTCGAATACGCCACCGGTGCCATGGCCAATGCCGACAACGAGTACCTTCCAATGGACATGAGCCAGACCCTGGCACACACGGCCCTCCTGGGCCCGGGCGAGGAAGACACCATCACGTTCATGGCTCCGAGCGAGCCGGGACGTTATGAGTTCCTTTGCACGTTCCCCGGTCACTATGGCACCATGCGCGGTGTCATGATCGTCGAATAA
- a CDS encoding prolyl oligopeptidase family serine peptidase: MPEQAAPPEPALVRVPYTSTATGGDTREFLLYLPSGHTDGTQQWPVILFLHGNGERGNGREDLGHAIVHGPLMEAWKRKRDLPFIMIAPQLPQFDQPAYNPDRTAPDLSRPDGPPAPRPPHGRQANPEFKAATPLVRDNAASFPSGSHERYGDYPENGLLPQGWELVAEDVMAMVDSVLARWNGDPDRVYVTGLSYGGFSALHYAARFPDRWAAIAPIVGTGNPADAPRLAQAGTPIWMFGGGADTAIKPHWLYTMAAALEDAGHPDIRLTIHEDMGHDAWKRVYAGQDLYDWMLSNRR, translated from the coding sequence ATGCCTGAACAAGCCGCTCCGCCCGAACCCGCCCTCGTGCGCGTGCCGTACACGAGCACGGCCACCGGTGGCGATACCCGCGAATTCCTGCTGTACCTGCCATCGGGACACACGGACGGTACGCAGCAATGGCCTGTCATCCTTTTCCTCCACGGCAACGGGGAGCGGGGGAACGGTCGCGAAGACCTGGGACATGCCATTGTCCACGGACCCCTCATGGAGGCGTGGAAACGCAAGCGGGATTTGCCGTTCATCATGATCGCCCCGCAACTGCCGCAGTTCGACCAACCCGCGTACAATCCGGACAGGACGGCGCCGGACCTCTCACGCCCGGACGGACCGCCCGCACCGCGACCACCCCATGGACGACAGGCCAATCCCGAGTTCAAGGCGGCTACGCCCCTGGTCCGCGACAATGCGGCATCGTTCCCGTCCGGCTCCCATGAGCGCTATGGCGACTACCCCGAGAACGGCCTCCTGCCTCAGGGCTGGGAATTGGTGGCCGAGGATGTCATGGCCATGGTGGATTCCGTGCTGGCACGCTGGAACGGAGACCCCGACCGGGTCTACGTCACGGGCCTGAGTTACGGGGGATTCAGTGCGTTGCACTACGCGGCCCGCTTTCCCGACCGGTGGGCGGCCATCGCACCCATCGTAGGCACCGGGAATCCGGCCGATGCCCCGCGACTGGCCCAGGCCGGCACCCCCATCTGGATGTTCGGCGGGGGTGCAGACACCGCCATCAAGCCCCACTGGCTGTACACGATGGCCGCGGCGCTGGAGGACGCCGGCCATCCGGACATCCGGCTGACCATCCACGAGGACATGGGCCACGACGCATGGAAACGCGTATACGCGGGCCAGGACCTGTACGACTGGATGCTCTCCAACCGGCGCTAG
- a CDS encoding efflux RND transporter permease subunit, translating to MSSLTDLSVRRPVATAMFYLIIITIGMAGFRYLPVDLLPPIELSRLTIFANYPNVGPEEIEQIVTDPIENAVAGIPNVERVTSRSSEGNSRVTLEFVQGTNTDEAANDVRSALDRIRSGLPPEVQAPGIWKFDPNNISVVTLAVESTFPLDEATRKIEREFAQRFEQIPGVGTIELRGGIEREIRIELERDKLQAAGLTPQDVQSALSAENVKLPGGNVKEGVKDLYVRSSGEFESVEQIANTVIRYVGDKPVRVQDVATVVDGFSDIDRMSELNGIPVLRLDIQKQSGANTVEVADNVMREVERIHAEQTEMTFHVISDQSTFIRQSISNVQSSALWGGLLAIFVLYIFLRNGSSTFIIALAIPISVIATFGLMFFGGMTLNQMTFGGLALGIGLMVDNAIVVLENIVRHREEKKASLMEAARTGSREVVGAIIASTLTTCVIFVPLVFMRSTTGDMFQALAIVVVFALAASLLVAITLVPVLASRFLTAGDEKHQKKSAFQRFFTRLESSYSSSLKTAVNRRWIVFGTAVVLVVGSVLALPLIPVELAPPTEADEIEISMDMAEGTNIAVVKTYLDELKTRVLPLLPMDQIEDVATEVRWGNASIEVNLKPAGERTIDPSALADQLRGQLEGTLPGVSLRVNAQGGLWILRRLFSSGGGTEAVEVEIRGYDLKVADALAREIRDRLEAIPGVADARLSRREGRPEENLVFDREKIANLGLTIQQVGRAVQTSLGGSRAGQFRVDGEEFPIMVRLRPEDRLSLQDLDNISVRAGNGETIPVSTLIRNDRSRAPTTIQRVSGQRVTYVNANLEDGVPLGDVVELVQSNLAQMTFPRGYSASIGGEYEEQQRAQRDFLLTIILALVLIYMVMAGQFERFLDPLIVMFSVPVAIVGVVPTLLLTGTSLNMQSIMGVVMLVGIVVNNAIVLVDYINLLRREQGMDVMDAVVEAGRLRLRPILMTTLTTILGLLPLALGFGAGAEIQASLARVVIGGLTASTLVTLVLIPSVYVSTHGMLDRVRDWRDARRGALQERPVTATG from the coding sequence ATGTCCTCATTGACCGACCTCTCTGTCCGCCGTCCGGTAGCGACGGCCATGTTCTACCTGATCATCATCACCATCGGGATGGCAGGATTCAGGTATCTGCCGGTCGACCTGTTGCCTCCCATTGAGTTGTCTCGGCTGACCATCTTCGCGAACTACCCGAATGTCGGACCCGAAGAGATCGAACAAATCGTCACGGACCCCATTGAGAACGCCGTAGCCGGCATCCCCAACGTGGAGCGGGTCACGTCCCGTTCGTCGGAAGGCAATTCGCGCGTGACCCTGGAGTTTGTCCAGGGGACCAACACCGACGAGGCGGCCAACGACGTCCGCTCTGCCCTCGACCGGATCCGGAGCGGCTTGCCCCCCGAAGTGCAGGCGCCCGGCATCTGGAAATTCGATCCCAACAACATCTCCGTGGTCACGCTGGCCGTGGAGTCCACATTCCCTCTCGACGAAGCCACCCGCAAGATTGAACGGGAGTTCGCCCAGCGATTCGAACAGATTCCGGGCGTCGGCACTATCGAACTCCGCGGTGGCATCGAACGGGAAATCCGGATTGAACTGGAGCGGGACAAGCTCCAGGCCGCCGGCCTCACCCCGCAGGATGTCCAGTCGGCCCTCTCGGCCGAAAACGTGAAGCTGCCCGGGGGCAACGTGAAGGAAGGAGTGAAAGACCTGTACGTCCGTTCTTCCGGCGAATTCGAATCGGTCGAGCAGATTGCGAATACCGTCATTCGGTACGTCGGTGACAAGCCGGTTCGGGTCCAGGATGTGGCCACTGTCGTGGACGGCTTTTCCGACATCGACCGGATGTCGGAACTGAACGGCATCCCCGTCCTGCGTCTCGATATCCAGAAGCAGAGCGGTGCCAACACGGTCGAGGTCGCGGACAACGTCATGCGGGAAGTGGAGCGCATTCACGCCGAGCAGACCGAAATGACGTTCCACGTCATCAGCGACCAGAGCACGTTCATCCGGCAGAGCATCTCGAACGTGCAGTCATCCGCGCTATGGGGCGGCCTGCTGGCCATTTTCGTGCTGTACATCTTTCTGCGGAACGGCTCCTCCACGTTCATCATTGCGCTGGCCATACCGATATCGGTGATCGCGACCTTCGGCTTGATGTTCTTCGGCGGCATGACCCTCAATCAGATGACCTTCGGTGGACTGGCGCTCGGCATTGGATTAATGGTGGACAATGCCATCGTGGTCCTGGAAAACATTGTCCGACACCGGGAAGAAAAGAAGGCCTCGCTCATGGAAGCCGCGCGTACCGGTTCCAGGGAGGTCGTGGGCGCCATCATCGCCTCCACGCTGACCACCTGTGTCATCTTCGTCCCGCTGGTGTTCATGCGCTCCACGACGGGTGACATGTTCCAGGCACTCGCCATCGTCGTGGTGTTTGCGTTGGCCGCATCGCTCCTGGTGGCCATCACGCTGGTACCGGTCCTGGCGTCCCGTTTTCTCACGGCCGGGGACGAGAAGCACCAGAAGAAATCGGCGTTCCAGCGATTCTTTACCCGGTTGGAATCCAGTTACTCGTCGTCCCTCAAGACCGCCGTCAACCGCCGTTGGATCGTCTTCGGGACCGCCGTCGTCCTGGTCGTGGGCTCCGTCCTGGCACTCCCCCTCATCCCGGTTGAACTCGCACCACCCACCGAGGCGGACGAGATCGAGATCAGCATGGACATGGCCGAGGGCACCAATATCGCGGTCGTCAAGACGTACCTGGACGAGTTGAAGACCCGCGTCCTGCCCCTGCTCCCCATGGATCAGATCGAAGATGTAGCGACGGAGGTGCGCTGGGGCAACGCTTCCATCGAAGTCAACCTGAAGCCGGCCGGCGAACGGACCATCGATCCTTCCGCACTGGCCGACCAACTCCGGGGGCAACTGGAGGGCACCCTGCCCGGCGTCTCACTTCGGGTGAATGCCCAGGGCGGACTCTGGATCTTGCGGCGTCTGTTCAGCTCAGGCGGAGGGACCGAGGCGGTGGAAGTTGAAATCCGGGGCTATGATCTCAAGGTTGCCGATGCCCTGGCTCGCGAAATCCGCGACCGGTTGGAAGCCATTCCGGGCGTGGCCGACGCTCGTCTGAGCCGCCGTGAAGGCCGTCCTGAAGAGAACCTGGTCTTCGATCGGGAGAAGATTGCCAACCTCGGCCTGACCATCCAGCAGGTCGGACGGGCCGTTCAGACCAGTCTGGGCGGCAGTCGGGCCGGACAGTTCCGGGTGGACGGCGAGGAATTTCCCATCATGGTGCGCCTGCGGCCCGAAGACCGGCTCAGCCTGCAGGACCTGGACAACATCTCGGTCCGCGCCGGCAACGGGGAGACCATTCCCGTCTCCACGCTCATCCGGAATGACCGATCCCGAGCCCCCACCACCATCCAGCGGGTATCCGGCCAGCGCGTCACCTACGTGAATGCCAACCTGGAAGACGGTGTGCCCCTGGGAGACGTCGTGGAGCTTGTCCAATCCAATCTTGCACAGATGACCTTCCCGCGCGGGTATTCCGCGTCCATCGGGGGGGAATATGAAGAACAGCAACGGGCCCAACGCGACTTCCTGCTGACCATCATACTGGCGCTCGTACTCATCTACATGGTCATGGCCGGCCAGTTCGAACGGTTCCTGGATCCGCTCATCGTGATGTTCTCCGTTCCGGTGGCCATCGTGGGCGTGGTCCCGACGCTGCTCCTGACCGGTACGAGCCTGAACATGCAGAGCATCATGGGGGTCGTCATGTTGGTCGGCATCGTGGTGAACAATGCCATTGTGCTCGTGGACTATATCAACCTGCTGCGCCGCGAGCAAGGCATGGATGTGATGGACGCCGTGGTGGAGGCTGGCCGTTTGCGGTTGCGCCCCATCCTGATGACCACGCTGACCACCATCCTGGGACTGCTTCCGCTCGCCCTGGGCTTCGGGGCTGGTGCGGAAATCCAGGCCTCGCTGGCCCGCGTTGTGATTGGCGGCTTGACGGCATCGACGCTCGTAACGCTCGTCCTTATTCCCTCGGTGTACGTCTCCACACACGGCATGCTCGACCGCGTACGTGACTGGCGGGATGCGCGTCGCGGTGCCCTCCAGGAACGTCCGGTAACGGCGACGGGTTGA
- a CDS encoding DPP IV N-terminal domain-containing protein has protein sequence MKHVPAFILILIGLTLTVPVTAQSLTAEDYARAEGFLSRYMSPLVHRADVSPEWMEDGRFWYSVSVPGGNEFVVVDPSAPSRGPAFDHRRMVSSVNAISGGGQMEALPSGSLDFATGQATFQAGRQTVICSMSSYTCTRSEDGDGSGANGGGRFFRSPDVASPDGTMEAFIRDNNLWVRVTSSGEEFPLTTDGAEDYGYGTNNAGWTKSDRPVLEWSPDSKKIAAFRHDGRQVSMMYMVNTQVGAPELEAWRYPFPGDDHIFMIERVVLHVEDRKVVTLDMPPDAHRSTITDHVAYGGGWADIQWSDDSERLFFVSSSRDHKRAALREADIHTGAVRDILDETVDTFFESGYRNINWSVHPDRNQVIWYSRRSDWGHLYLYDLQTGSLIKPLTEGDWNVLAVDTVEDNHIVFTGAGRDGSDPYYQYLYRVDMRTGDLVLLTPSVGNHSIQWSPGRDYFVDTWSTPVEPPVSILRSADGRAVIELESADISALLAAGWQPPTRIQAKARDGETDIYGLMYTPTHLDPAKKYPVLNYVYPGPQSGSVGSRSFSAARGDKQAIAELGFIVIEVDAMGTPMRSQSFHEAYYGDMGDNGIPDQIAAIRQMAAAHPYIDLDRVGIWGHSGGGFASTAAILDYPDFYKVAVSQAGNHDNATYEDDWGEKWHGLLETYEDGSTNYDSQANHMKAHKLKGKLLLAHGTLDGNVPPNNTLLVVNALIDANKDFDLIMFPNRRHGFGNEPYMMRRRWDYFVEHLMGAEPPKEFSFGQRD, from the coding sequence ATGAAGCACGTTCCCGCATTCATCCTGATCCTGATCGGCCTCACGTTGACCGTTCCTGTCACCGCTCAGTCACTGACGGCCGAGGATTATGCCCGCGCCGAAGGATTCCTTTCGCGCTATATGAGTCCGTTGGTCCACCGGGCCGATGTCTCCCCCGAATGGATGGAAGATGGTCGCTTCTGGTACAGCGTCTCGGTCCCCGGCGGGAACGAATTCGTCGTGGTGGATCCATCCGCACCGTCCCGGGGCCCGGCCTTCGACCACCGCCGAATGGTGTCATCAGTGAATGCAATATCGGGCGGCGGCCAGATGGAGGCCCTTCCATCCGGATCGCTTGACTTTGCGACCGGGCAAGCCACGTTCCAGGCGGGACGTCAGACGGTCATCTGCTCGATGTCGTCTTACACGTGTACGCGTTCCGAGGATGGCGACGGATCCGGGGCCAACGGCGGCGGCCGGTTCTTCCGCAGTCCGGACGTGGCGTCGCCCGATGGTACCATGGAAGCCTTCATCCGGGACAACAATCTGTGGGTGCGTGTGACATCGTCCGGCGAGGAATTCCCGCTCACCACGGACGGCGCCGAAGATTACGGCTATGGTACCAACAATGCGGGCTGGACCAAGAGCGACCGACCGGTCCTGGAATGGTCTCCGGACTCGAAGAAAATCGCCGCGTTCCGGCACGACGGCCGCCAGGTCAGCATGATGTACATGGTGAATACGCAGGTGGGTGCTCCGGAACTGGAGGCCTGGCGTTATCCGTTCCCTGGGGACGACCATATTTTCATGATTGAGCGCGTGGTCCTGCACGTGGAGGACCGGAAGGTGGTCACATTGGATATGCCACCGGATGCGCACCGATCCACGATCACGGACCACGTAGCCTACGGTGGCGGATGGGCCGACATACAGTGGTCCGACGATTCCGAGCGGCTGTTCTTCGTATCGAGCTCGCGCGATCACAAGCGTGCAGCCCTCCGTGAGGCCGACATCCACACGGGTGCCGTGCGTGACATCCTGGATGAAACGGTCGACACGTTCTTCGAGTCAGGCTACCGGAACATCAACTGGTCGGTGCATCCGGATCGCAACCAGGTCATCTGGTATTCCCGGCGTTCGGATTGGGGACACCTGTACCTGTACGACCTGCAGACCGGATCGCTCATCAAGCCGCTCACGGAGGGGGACTGGAACGTCCTGGCCGTGGACACGGTCGAGGACAACCACATCGTGTTCACGGGCGCGGGACGCGATGGGTCCGATCCGTATTACCAGTACCTGTACCGCGTGGACATGCGGACGGGGGATCTCGTCCTGTTGACCCCGTCCGTCGGCAACCACAGCATCCAATGGTCTCCCGGAAGGGACTACTTCGTGGATACGTGGTCCACGCCTGTTGAGCCCCCCGTGTCCATCCTCCGCTCGGCGGATGGCCGGGCCGTGATCGAATTGGAATCGGCCGACATTTCGGCGCTCCTGGCGGCCGGTTGGCAGCCCCCCACCCGTATCCAGGCCAAGGCCCGCGACGGCGAAACGGATATCTACGGGCTCATGTATACGCCGACGCACCTGGACCCCGCGAAGAAATACCCCGTTCTGAACTACGTCTACCCGGGGCCGCAGAGCGGCAGCGTCGGTTCGCGATCATTCTCGGCCGCTCGCGGCGACAAGCAGGCCATTGCGGAACTGGGCTTCATAGTGATTGAAGTCGATGCCATGGGCACGCCCATGCGGTCGCAGTCCTTCCATGAGGCCTACTACGGCGACATGGGCGACAACGGTATTCCGGATCAGATCGCGGCCATCCGGCAGATGGCGGCTGCGCATCCGTACATCGATCTGGACCGCGTCGGGATCTGGGGCCACTCCGGCGGTGGATTCGCCTCGACGGCGGCCATCCTGGACTATCCCGATTTCTACAAGGTGGCCGTCTCCCAGGCAGGTAACCACGACAATGCCACGTACGAGGACGACTGGGGGGAAAAGTGGCATGGCCTGCTCGAAACGTACGAAGATGGCTCGACGAACTACGACTCGCAGGCCAACCACATGAAGGCGCACAAGCTCAAGGGCAAGCTGTTGTTGGCGCACGGCACGCTGGACGGCAATGTGCCGCCGAACAATACGCTCCTGGTGGTGAATGCGCTGATTGATGCGAACAAGGATTTCGACCTCATCATGTTTCCGAACCGCCGACACGGATTCGGCAACGAGCCCTACATGATGCGTCGCCGTTGGGACTACTTCGTCGAGCACCTCATGGGCGCCGAGCCTCCAAAGGAGTTTTCCTTCGGTCAGCGGGACTAG
- a CDS encoding RNA-binding protein gives MKKLFVGNLPWGVDDQQLEEMFASYGPVASAKVILDRDTGRSRGFGFVEMADGAAADDATNGLNGHEIDGRPLRVNEANDRPPRRENDRRGGGGGGGGNRW, from the coding sequence ATGAAAAAGCTTTTTGTGGGCAACCTGCCCTGGGGTGTTGATGACCAACAGCTCGAAGAAATGTTCGCTTCCTATGGACCTGTGGCCTCGGCCAAAGTCATCCTGGACCGCGACACGGGCCGTTCCCGTGGATTTGGATTCGTTGAAATGGCCGACGGCGCTGCTGCCGACGATGCCACCAACGGACTCAATGGACACGAGATTGATGGTCGCCCACTGCGCGTCAACGAAGCCAATGACCGTCCCCCGCGTCGTGAGAACGACCGTCGTGGCGGTGGTGGTGGCGGCGGTGGAAACCGCTGGTAG
- a CDS encoding AbgT family transporter — MSNNASAKQNGWVNRSLGHIETIGNKLPDPAMLFLISLFVVWVLSALLAPISFSEIDPRSGEPLSVINLLTGSALATFLSQMVTIFTSFAPLGVVLVAMLGVGVADEAGYFNTSIKLMLRVTPDALLTPAVILVGLISHSAIDAGYVLVIPLGGIIFHAAGRHPLAGIAAAFAGVSGGFSANPIPGALDPLLQGFTQPAAQLIDPDMLVNPLNNYFFTAISSIPVVLMGWFVTDRIIEPRLNRNTPVDTDAEGSGDMDTIGPRERRAFFAGTATLLAGVALLVLVLIPESSPMRDATGSLNSFSAPIMQSIVPLIFLLFLLPGVVYGYVAGVFTKAKDMVDAMTKAMHGMSYYIVMAFFCSLFVYAFGASNIGALLALKGASLLQALALPGSVTMIGIIFLAGFVNLFVGSASAKWALLAPIFVPMLMQVGISPDLTQAAYRIGDSSTNIITPLLPYFPLVVVYCQRYVKRTGIGTLTSMMLPYTIVFLVLWTAFLLLYWTLGIPLGFGASYTYPPM, encoded by the coding sequence ATGTCCAACAACGCGTCCGCCAAACAGAACGGGTGGGTGAACCGAAGTCTCGGTCACATCGAAACGATCGGCAACAAGTTGCCCGATCCGGCCATGCTGTTCCTGATTTCCCTGTTCGTGGTCTGGGTCCTTTCGGCCTTGCTCGCGCCCATATCCTTCAGTGAAATCGACCCCCGTTCCGGTGAGCCTCTGAGTGTCATCAACCTGCTCACGGGTTCGGCCTTGGCTACGTTCCTGTCCCAGATGGTGACCATTTTCACCAGTTTCGCTCCACTGGGCGTCGTGCTGGTGGCCATGCTCGGCGTCGGCGTGGCAGACGAGGCCGGGTATTTCAATACCAGCATCAAGTTGATGCTTCGGGTCACCCCCGACGCCTTGCTGACTCCGGCCGTCATCCTGGTCGGACTCATCAGCCACAGCGCCATCGATGCCGGCTATGTGCTGGTCATTCCGCTTGGTGGCATCATCTTCCATGCAGCCGGTCGCCATCCGCTCGCGGGCATTGCAGCCGCCTTCGCGGGCGTATCGGGTGGATTCAGTGCCAATCCCATTCCCGGCGCACTCGATCCCCTGTTGCAGGGCTTTACCCAACCGGCAGCGCAGCTCATTGACCCCGACATGTTGGTCAATCCGCTGAACAACTACTTCTTTACGGCCATCTCCAGTATTCCCGTGGTGCTCATGGGCTGGTTCGTGACCGATCGGATCATTGAGCCGCGGCTGAACCGGAATACCCCGGTCGACACCGATGCCGAGGGCTCGGGTGACATGGACACCATTGGTCCGCGCGAGCGCAGGGCCTTCTTCGCCGGCACCGCCACGCTGCTGGCCGGCGTGGCCCTGTTGGTCCTTGTGCTCATTCCCGAGAGTTCTCCCATGCGGGATGCGACGGGCTCGCTGAATTCGTTCTCCGCGCCCATCATGCAGTCCATCGTGCCCCTCATCTTCCTGCTGTTCCTGCTTCCGGGTGTCGTTTACGGATACGTCGCCGGCGTTTTCACCAAGGCAAAGGACATGGTGGATGCCATGACCAAGGCCATGCACGGCATGTCCTACTACATTGTCATGGCCTTCTTCTGTTCATTGTTCGTGTATGCGTTCGGCGCATCGAACATCGGGGCGCTGCTCGCACTCAAGGGCGCTTCCCTGTTGCAAGCCCTCGCCCTCCCCGGATCCGTCACCATGATCGGCATCATCTTCCTGGCCGGCTTTGTAAACCTGTTCGTGGGTTCGGCATCGGCCAAGTGGGCGCTCCTCGCCCCCATTTTCGTTCCCATGCTCATGCAGGTGGGCATCTCTCCGGACCTTACGCAGGCCGCCTACCGGATTGGAGATTCGTCCACGAACATCATCACGCCGCTCTTGCCGTACTTCCCGTTGGTCGTGGTGTATTGCCAGCGGTATGTGAAACGGACGGGTATCGGCACCCTCACGTCCATGATGCTGCCCTATACCATCGTTTTCCTGGTGCTTTGGACGGCCTTCCTGCTGTTGTACTGGACACTGGGTATCCCGCTCGGGTTCGGGGCTTCCTATACCTATCCGCCGATGTAG
- a CDS encoding efflux RND transporter periplasmic adaptor subunit has translation MSPRFVFTAAAVFLLFSGCGSESPSGGGPMGRFGAPTTPAVEVIQARVGSLPLEQRLSGIVRAVNQVMIYPEISAPVERVAVRNGDTVQAGDALVYLRDQQFQDQLRQAEAQLQLNEADAERTQAALNEAEARFARAEELFKKELQSQQQFDAAMTDVASARAAHLQALARIAQAESTVRERQEALRRTIVRAPFSGMVGQRNVDAGQRVDTNTPLFMIGDFDEVRVEVSITDGMMSRIERGQTALISIDGRPDTLITARMSRISPFLEAGSFSASAEIDVPNPGRVLRPGMFVAVDVLYGESQQATLVPESALFEHPTSGLMGVFVAPSLAQETPIEEPDEFDPSNPPPLTEATPVQFRPVNVMARGRGVAGVTGIVMGDWVVTVGQDMLASRTGDVSARARPVPWQRVASLQALQDQDLLLQFMEKQQRLADSVRSSGSTTDAASAPSSAAAAATAE, from the coding sequence ATGTCCCCACGTTTTGTTTTTACCGCGGCCGCTGTTTTCCTGCTTTTTTCCGGCTGCGGCTCTGAAAGCCCTTCGGGGGGCGGACCCATGGGTCGGTTCGGTGCACCGACCACTCCGGCCGTGGAAGTCATCCAGGCGCGCGTAGGCTCCCTCCCGCTGGAGCAGCGCCTGTCCGGTATTGTTCGCGCGGTCAACCAGGTCATGATCTACCCCGAAATTTCGGCGCCGGTGGAACGAGTGGCCGTCCGGAACGGCGACACCGTCCAGGCCGGCGATGCGTTGGTCTACTTGCGCGACCAGCAGTTCCAGGATCAGCTTCGGCAGGCCGAAGCTCAGCTCCAGTTGAATGAAGCCGACGCCGAGCGCACACAGGCGGCCCTCAACGAGGCCGAAGCCCGGTTTGCACGCGCCGAGGAACTGTTCAAGAAAGAATTGCAGAGCCAGCAACAATTCGACGCGGCCATGACCGACGTCGCGTCGGCCCGCGCGGCGCACCTGCAAGCACTCGCCCGCATTGCACAGGCGGAATCCACGGTGCGGGAACGCCAGGAGGCACTCCGCAGAACGATCGTCCGGGCACCCTTTTCCGGCATGGTCGGTCAGCGGAATGTGGATGCCGGGCAACGCGTGGACACCAACACACCGCTCTTCATGATCGGTGATTTCGACGAAGTCCGGGTGGAGGTCTCCATTACCGACGGAATGATGTCACGCATTGAACGCGGGCAGACGGCCCTGATTTCCATTGATGGCCGCCCGGATACGCTCATCACCGCGCGCATGTCCCGGATTTCGCCGTTCCTGGAGGCGGGTAGTTTCAGCGCATCGGCTGAAATCGACGTACCGAATCCCGGACGTGTCCTGCGACCGGGCATGTTCGTTGCCGTGGACGTCCTGTATGGCGAATCGCAACAGGCGACCCTCGTCCCGGAAAGCGCCCTCTTCGAGCACCCGACGTCCGGGCTCATGGGCGTCTTTGTAGCGCCCTCCCTTGCCCAGGAAACGCCCATTGAAGAGCCGGATGAATTCGATCCGTCAAATCCACCACCCCTCACGGAGGCGACGCCGGTGCAGTTCCGGCCGGTGAATGTCATGGCGCGCGGGCGCGGCGTTGCCGGTGTCACGGGCATAGTCATGGGCGACTGGGTCGTCACGGTCGGTCAGGACATGTTGGCCAGCCGCACCGGGGATGTGTCGGCACGCGCACGGCCCGTGCCGTGGCAGCGCGTGGCCAGCCTGCAGGCACTCCAGGACCAGGACCTTCTCCTGCAGTTCATGGAAAAGCAGCAGCGATTGGCCGACAGCGTCCGATCCTCGGGATCCACGACGGATGCAGCTTCAGCACCGTCTTCCGCAGCAGCGGCCGCCACAGCAGAGTAA